A genomic segment from Haloarcula limicola encodes:
- the gvpL gene encoding gas vesicle protein GvpL yields the protein MTDDGATDQTTTDEGAAADETAGDEGRYLYCVVDVADADDVETGTTLDAEGVDGEEPYLAVQNGLAALVQRRATPYDSDDETTVKRWLLQHQGVVDAAHERFGTPLPVRFDTILQGDDDGIAAWLDRQREDLQPALDRFAGRSEYRIELTCDADAFGAGVTEGDDRLDELQDESDEADSGTAFLKSKQVDQRERSLVAEEWNETAASLRESLDDHAAEIRNIDRNVTSLDEDDRDDADFETAFSVLADEEAAGAIGDQLDEIAARPGVEVRYTGPWPPYTFAPTLGNE from the coding sequence ATGACCGACGACGGAGCGACGGACCAGACGACGACCGACGAGGGAGCGGCGGCCGACGAGACGGCCGGCGACGAGGGCCGGTATCTCTACTGCGTCGTGGACGTCGCCGACGCGGACGACGTCGAGACGGGAACGACGCTCGACGCCGAGGGCGTCGACGGCGAGGAGCCGTATCTCGCCGTCCAAAACGGACTGGCGGCGCTCGTCCAGCGGCGAGCGACGCCGTACGACTCCGACGACGAGACGACGGTCAAACGATGGCTGCTCCAACATCAGGGCGTCGTGGACGCCGCCCACGAGCGGTTCGGCACGCCGCTACCGGTCCGCTTCGACACCATCCTGCAGGGCGACGACGACGGTATCGCCGCGTGGCTCGACCGCCAACGAGAGGACCTGCAACCGGCGCTCGACCGCTTCGCGGGCCGGAGCGAGTACCGCATCGAGCTGACCTGTGACGCCGACGCGTTCGGCGCGGGCGTTACCGAGGGCGACGACCGCCTCGACGAGCTACAGGACGAGTCAGACGAGGCGGACTCGGGGACGGCCTTCCTCAAGTCGAAACAGGTCGACCAGCGCGAGCGCTCGCTCGTCGCCGAGGAGTGGAACGAGACCGCGGCCTCGCTCCGGGAATCGCTCGACGACCACGCGGCCGAGATCCGGAACATCGACCGAAACGTGACCTCCCTCGACGAGGACGACCGCGACGACGCGGACTTCGAGACCGCGTTTTCGGTCCTCGCCGACGAGGAAGCCGCCGGCGCTATCGGGGACCAACTCGACGAGATAGCGGCCAGGCCCGGCGTCGAAGTGCGCTACACGGGGCCGTGGCCGCCGTACACGTTCGCACCGACACTCGGGAACGAATGA
- the gvpK gene encoding gas vesicle protein GvpK, with translation MTTIDIDGEDASDGLLSLVVAVVELLVEAMEREAIRRMESGKLSDEQIEQLGRQLQAIEAEIDDIKETSDIENDVDNVRSELDGLVDDALRMIDTEAATAGTGRGTVADTPTAADDGGQR, from the coding sequence ATGACGACGATTGACATCGACGGCGAGGACGCCAGCGACGGCCTGCTCTCGCTGGTGGTCGCCGTCGTCGAGTTGCTCGTCGAGGCGATGGAGCGGGAGGCGATCCGGCGGATGGAGTCCGGCAAGTTGAGCGACGAGCAGATAGAGCAGCTCGGCCGGCAGCTCCAGGCCATCGAGGCCGAGATAGACGACATCAAGGAGACCTCGGACATCGAGAACGACGTCGACAACGTCCGGTCGGAACTCGACGGGCTCGTCGACGACGCGCTCCGGATGATCGACACCGAGGCGGCGACCGCAGGTACCGGCCGCGGCACCGTCGCGGACACGCCGACGGCGGCCGACGACGGGGGGCAACGATGA
- the gvpA gene encoding gas vesicle protein GvpA, which translates to MAQPDSSSLAAVLDRILDKGLVVDIWARVSVVGIEILTVEARVVAASVDTFLHYAENITKIEQASQSGELEEMKELDIEKPARPDNYQQAPSQ; encoded by the coding sequence ATGGCACAACCGGATTCCAGTAGCCTGGCAGCAGTGCTCGACCGCATCCTCGATAAGGGACTCGTGGTCGACATCTGGGCGCGCGTCTCGGTCGTCGGGATCGAAATTCTCACCGTGGAGGCCCGTGTCGTGGCCGCGTCCGTCGACACGTTCCTCCACTACGCGGAGAACATAACGAAGATAGAACAGGCCAGCCAGTCCGGTGAGCTAGAGGAGATGAAGGAGCTGGACATCGAGAAACCGGCTCGCCCGGACAACTACCAGCAGGCCCCGTCCCAGTAG
- the gvpJ gene encoding gas vesicle protein GvpJ, whose product MPSAGPTRSSADLADVVELLLDKGLVINADIAVSVGDTELLGIQIRAAVASFETAAQYGLEFPEGTDQERIERAANQGRLGPPSDTSDDDDDAAERPDVSPGSHPKQIQVAQSSAGSPGGPAEESDAADDADEPTGASGESADETTDEPAADDADGDATADQTTADETEDEDDDD is encoded by the coding sequence ATGCCTAGCGCGGGACCGACGCGCTCCTCGGCCGACCTGGCCGACGTGGTCGAACTGCTGCTCGATAAGGGCCTCGTCATCAACGCCGACATCGCCGTCTCCGTTGGCGATACCGAACTGCTCGGCATCCAGATCCGGGCCGCGGTCGCCTCCTTCGAGACGGCCGCCCAGTATGGACTGGAGTTCCCGGAGGGAACCGACCAGGAGCGCATCGAGCGAGCGGCGAACCAGGGACGGCTGGGACCGCCGTCCGACACTAGCGACGACGATGACGACGCGGCCGAGCGGCCCGACGTCTCGCCCGGGAGCCACCCGAAGCAGATTCAGGTCGCGCAGTCGAGCGCCGGTTCGCCCGGCGGCCCCGCCGAGGAGTCCGACGCGGCCGACGACGCCGACGAACCGACGGGCGCGAGCGGGGAGTCCGCCGACGAGACGACCGACGAACCGGCGGCCGACGACGCGGACGGCGACGCGACGGCCGACCAGACGACGGCGGACGAAACGGAGGACGAGGATGACGACGATTGA
- the gvpG gene encoding gas vesicle protein GvpG, with translation MFLLDDLFLKPFVSLLTIIHDMALEEQYDVEAIRDELKENRLLYEVGELDQTEYERRKDELEAELEVAQKARERLSGRVEVKG, from the coding sequence ATGTTCCTCCTCGACGACCTGTTCCTCAAGCCGTTCGTCTCGCTGCTGACGATCATCCACGACATGGCGCTAGAGGAGCAGTACGACGTCGAGGCGATTCGGGACGAACTCAAGGAGAACCGCCTCCTGTACGAGGTCGGCGAACTGGACCAGACGGAGTACGAGCGACGGAAAGACGAACTCGAAGCGGAACTCGAAGTCGCACAGAAGGCCCGCGAGCGACTCAGCGGGAGAGTCGAGGTGAAGGGATGA
- the gvpM gene encoding gas vesicle protein GvpM produces MEPSRDDDAVVDLLDVILRDGVILQADVIVTVADVPLVGINLRAAIAGMATMTDYGYFEEWDDEARRRVVPDDERTEQPSATLGDDRRGAR; encoded by the coding sequence ATGGAACCGTCACGTGACGACGACGCCGTCGTCGACCTACTCGACGTCATCCTCCGGGACGGCGTCATCCTGCAGGCGGACGTCATCGTCACCGTCGCGGACGTCCCGCTCGTCGGTATCAACCTCCGCGCCGCGATCGCCGGAATGGCGACGATGACCGACTACGGCTACTTCGAGGAGTGGGACGACGAGGCCAGGCGGCGCGTCGTCCCCGACGACGAGCGGACGGAACAACCCTCTGCTACCCTCGGCGACGACCGCCGCGGAGCGCGGTAA
- a CDS encoding GvpL/GvpF family gas vesicle protein has translation MSGDKIYAYGVIEADSIDVSTDGVEGESDVYTVSHRTHAAVVSDIDTLDPEESDENARAHDDVLREVMTAGDGRAVVPMRFGMVFESERALKNVLRNSRAELTGSLRRAAGHEEVGIKVLVPEDGVADADSVRESIETELADHAADVADGDLFSDRLLLNNSYLVERDERESFDDAVDAVREAHPDLTVQYSGPWAPYSFVDFHIKAEA, from the coding sequence ATGTCCGGTGATAAAATCTACGCGTACGGCGTCATCGAGGCCGACTCGATCGACGTCTCTACCGACGGCGTCGAGGGCGAGAGCGACGTATACACTGTCTCACATCGCACTCACGCCGCCGTCGTCAGCGACATCGACACGCTCGACCCCGAGGAGAGCGACGAGAACGCTCGGGCGCACGACGACGTGCTCCGGGAGGTGATGACGGCGGGCGACGGCCGAGCGGTCGTCCCGATGCGGTTCGGCATGGTCTTCGAGTCCGAGCGGGCGCTGAAGAACGTCCTCCGGAACAGTCGGGCCGAACTCACGGGATCGCTGCGCCGCGCCGCCGGTCACGAGGAAGTCGGCATCAAAGTCCTCGTTCCGGAGGACGGCGTCGCAGACGCCGACTCGGTTCGGGAGTCCATCGAGACCGAACTCGCCGACCACGCGGCCGACGTCGCCGACGGAGACCTGTTCAGCGACCGCCTGCTGTTGAACAACTCCTATCTCGTCGAACGCGACGAGCGCGAGTCCTTCGACGACGCGGTCGACGCCGTCCGCGAGGCCCACCCGGACCTGACCGTGCAGTACTCCGGTCCGTGGGCTCCGTACAGCTTCGTGGACTTCCACATCAAAGCGGAGGCCTGA
- the gvpO gene encoding gas vesicle protein GvpO, halophile-type: protein MSQSDAESTEQCRALTSDGDRCQNAAVESGFCHQHDDSDPTVDDGSSDDEAESEESASDTEDEASDADSDGASEAAESTDGTAAGEAESGEADASETSESEDAASDEVSIGGAGSLIEVRRTVEAVTAQLIEHPLDGVVEIRRDGDGGWLATVEVVERRAVPDTQDIIGYYEITLEDSETVTGYRRLSRYRRMDTDQSERLE, encoded by the coding sequence ATGTCACAGTCAGACGCTGAGTCGACCGAACAGTGCCGCGCGCTCACGAGCGACGGCGACCGGTGTCAGAATGCGGCGGTCGAGAGCGGGTTCTGTCACCAGCACGACGATTCCGATCCGACCGTCGACGACGGCTCCTCGGACGACGAAGCCGAGAGCGAGGAGTCGGCGAGCGATACCGAAGACGAAGCGTCGGACGCCGACTCGGACGGCGCGTCCGAGGCCGCCGAGTCCACCGACGGCACAGCGGCGGGCGAGGCCGAGAGCGGAGAGGCGGACGCCTCCGAAACGTCCGAGTCGGAAGACGCCGCGAGCGACGAGGTTTCCATCGGCGGCGCGGGATCGCTCATCGAGGTGCGACGCACCGTCGAAGCGGTCACGGCGCAGCTGATAGAGCATCCGCTCGACGGGGTCGTCGAGATACGCAGAGACGGCGACGGCGGCTGGCTGGCGACCGTCGAAGTAGTCGAACGCCGCGCGGTTCCCGACACGCAGGACATCATCGGCTACTACGAGATCACGCTCGAAGACTCGGAGACGGTGACCGGCTACCGGCGGCTCTCCCGATATCGTCGCATGGATACCGACCAGAGCGAACGGCTCGAATGA